ATTGAAGGCTGATCCAGAGCGCACACTTATGGTAGGTGATAGTGCGGCGGATATTCAATCCGCGAATGCGGCCGGTGTGAGTTCGGCTGCTGTGGCTTGGTCTCTCAAAGGTGTGGATGTGCTGCAGAAGTACAACCCGGATTATATCCTAAATGACATGACCGATCTGTATGGTGTGTTGGGATGGGAGCTTGAGAAGAAGTGAGAAAAGTGCAGCGTTATCCAGTTGAAGGCCCTAACGCTTTGTGGCAATTGTATCGTACCGTGAGTCCTTGGAAAGGTGTAAAGAACTTCATCTTTATCCAGATCGCACGTTATTGTCCGGTGTTGTCCATTAAAAACTGGATTTACCGTCATATTCTAGGCATGAGGGTTGGGGAGCATACCGCCTTCGGCCTGATGGTGATGGTCGATGTATTTTTTCCCGAATTAATTACGGTTGGCCGTAATTCGGTAATTGGATATAACACAACGATTCTTGCGCACGAGTACCTGATCAAAGAGTATCGACTTGGTGAAGTGAATATTGGCTCAGAAGTAATGATTGGGGCCAATTCTACAATTTTACCAGGGATAACGATAGGGGACGGTGCGGTAGTAGCAGCGGGTTCTGTTGTACATAGGGATGTGGCACCCGGTACGTTTGTGGGTGGCAACCCATTACGTGTACTGGAGCGTAATACGCCAGAAGGAAACAGACCCATTGATAGCGAAAATTAATTGGTGAAGTTTATTTCAATAAATTACGTGTTCAAAAAGTTAGCTTTTCAGCACCGAGAAGGTTGAATGAAGTTAGATGACTTTTTGAACTACCTCTTAAAGGAGTCTTTTGAAATGAGTGACATGTCTACGGTTAGTAATGCATTTCACACCTTCATCAAAGAAGCGCCGGAACAGCAACAAATTTGGATGGAAACCGTGCAGAAGTTGGGTGCTGCCAGTAAATTAGACCCCAAAACCGAAGAGCTTGCGTATATTGCTGTTCTCGCAGCTACGCGGATGGAAAGTGGTCTTCCTTTTCATGTGAAGCATGCCAAGTCGCTTGGAGCAACGCGAGAAGAGGTCATTAGCGCTATATTGGTGGGACTTCCTGCGGTCGGGAATGCCGTGATCCAAGGGTTGCCGGTAGCTATCAAGGCGTATGACGAATTATAATGATTAAATTGAAGAACGGATCGTTCCGGGGTGGACGATCCGTTCTTTTCTATGCGTAACTATTAGCCGTCGTCTACTTACTTAAGCTTAACGCGTACGTTCTCTTTGATTATTTTCCCAGGGTAAGTTGAAATATCAAAGGTTAGTGGTTGAGGATAGCTCCCCGGCTCTAGTTGGTAGGTGGCTTTTTCAAAATTGTCATTACTTGAAAATGTACTTGATCGTCCACCTTTAAAGGAATGTGTTGTACCGTCAGCATCCGTAAATTCATAGTTCAGATTGAGTGTAGTGTGTTCATTAGGTTCTTCTCTATAAACTTTTAATTGGAGGTCGGTTGAGTCTTTACCGGGAATAACATTTAGCAGCTCTACCATAGCATCTGGTGCGCTAATCAGCTTCTTTGTTTCTGTATCAATAACGAGCTTCAAGTCCTTTCCGATCGATTCTTCAATGCCAGAGACTAGAAAAGAAAGATCATCCCATTTGGTGTAATATAGGCTTGGAAAGTACATCGAAGTAATGAGATCTTCTCCATTAATTGTGCTGAAGCTTGCTCCCTTTGAGTCTAACGTTTGGTTTCCTGACTGACCTCTAATATATAACTGAGGGGTGAGATAACTTTGTATTTTTTTATTAGACAAATGGTTATATTGGATCCTGATGGTTGTGCTGAGTGGTCTAATCGTTGCTTCAGTTATCGTGATCTCATGACCGCTAATTGAAGCCTTTTGGTTCACTTCAAAGTTCTTTTCTAGGCTGGTATAGATATTAGGATCTAACTTGACAGGGATATCAAATTGCACCCGTTTGTCATCGGATTGCTCACCAATACCCCATTTTCCGGAAAAAGTAAATTGTTCAGGTGTATGGCCATCGTAGAACTCAAGTACATAGTGACCGTGTTCCGTATTAGTCGGACTTCCCGGAGGATTCTCCTGTGGATCATATAAATAAATCCCTGCCTCTAAAGACTTTCCCTCTTTATCTACAAAGTTTGGATTTTTGGTGCGAATCGGCACATTTCCTGGTAAGTACTCCGAGGTGTAGAATACAACCATGGTGTTGTTATCAGCGAGCACACCGTCGATAGTCACCTTATAACCGCCATGTGTAACCATTTGATTCATGGGCTGATACAATCCATGCTTAACGGCTTCTTTCATCTCTAGTGTAAGCATATCGGCGACATAATCGGGTATATCTATCTGGCTTCCAAGGACAGTATCCTTGTGCGTAATTGGGCTCCAGAACTGCCAAACAGCAATTAGTAGGAGGCAGTAAGCCAGAACGCCGGCAGGGATTCCCCATCTTCGTTTAAGGAGAGTACTTTTTCGTTTCATTCGACCACGCTCCATTCCTTTCTGTAGTGCGAGATCGAGTTTGTGCTCATCTACTTGTTGTTCAGCGATTCGACTATGCTCAAAGAGTTGCACGAGGTCGAGCTCTTCGCGTTCAGCCATAGTAACGTTCACCTCCATAATCCATTTGTCCCCGAATTTGTTTTAGACCTTGATGCAACCAGGTTTTGACGGTGCCTTCCGGGCAGTCAAGGACTTTGGCTATATCGGTCAGCGTCATGTCTTGATAATATTTTAAAGTAAGAACATGACGGTATTTGGGTTTTAGTCGTTCGAGAGCTATCTCTAAATCCAAACGTTGGACACTAACCATTTCCGCTGTACCTGTGGAAGTCTCTACTGTTTGTGGAGCAACTCTTTTCCGACGCTTCTGTTCATCGATACTACAGTTAATTAGAATACGGATAAGCCATGGTATAAAGGACTCGGGATCTTTGAGTTGATGACATTTACTCCAAGCTCGACATATCGTCTCTTGAACGACTTCCAAAGCATCAGCCTCATTCTTTAAATAACTAAAGGCAATCCCATACAGTTTCCTCTTATGTGTGGTTATTAAATGATAAAAGGCGTCCTCGTCTCCTTTGCATGCAGCATCGGCCCAATCTCTCTCTATCATTGCTCGGGCTCCTTTCTGTGTAACCTTATCGGTGACTGAATTCGTTATATATGAATAAAGACGGGGGGGAGGCGCAAACGGTTTTATTTTAAGTATAATGAGATAAGAAAGATGGCAAAGTGGACAAGTTCCTAATTATTAGGAGATAATAAATATGTTACTATCAAACTGCAAGGAGCTGGTTAAGTGAATAGGATTATGAAGGAACGATTGCCTCAGTTAGATCTGTTTAGAGCATTCGCGATCTTCTGTGTCATTCAGGTTCATTCATCTTCGTTTGCCGCTGCGGAGCAAGCGTTGAATTCACCCTATTTTTATTTTTACAATTGGATGAACATTTTCTTTAAAGTAGGTACACCGTCTTTTATTTTTCTTAGTAGTTTTGTCTTATTCTATAATTACTTTGATCAACCGGTAAATGGAGCGCTGGTTCGTAAATTTTACAAAAAGCGGCTAACCTATATCATATTGCCGTACATATTGGTCTCTTGTTGTTACTATGCGGTTGTTGCTTATGAACGTGGAATTCTGCGCTCGACACCGATTCTGGATCATTTACAAACTCTCGGTTTTAAGCTACTGACGGGCACAGCGTATACTCATCTATATTTCGTCTTTATTAGTATTCAATTCTATATCTTGTTTCCGCTATTATTGTGGTTATTTCAATCATTCCGTAAGCACAAAGTGTTGTTAGCTCTTATTCTGCCGCTGGGGCTTGCGCTGCAGTGGGGCTTCGTATTCTTGAACAAATATCAACTGCAACTTCCCAATAAAGGAAGCTACGCGTTATCTTATATGGCTTACTACATGATGGGTGCCGCCTTTGCTATTTATTTTGAACAGATCAAGGGTTGGTTGAAGACGGACTGGAAAAAGATGTCCAAACGCTATAAGTTGTATACCGTAGCTCTCTGGTCCTGTTGGTTGATCATTGCTTTTGTACATGTTCAACTGTGGTACTCCTATCGTCTAGGCTTAAGTAAGCCTAATACGTTCTGGTTCGAATTGTTATGGAATGTGCATACGCTGTTCTCGGCTATTGTGTTAATGAAGGCTGCTTTCATTATTCATCGTAAAGCATCGACATTTTGGGTTAAATTTTTCACTCGTATGGGAGAGGTATCATTTGCAATGTATTTGTTCCATCCGATCGTGCTGCTATATTATCGTAAGATAAGAAATTATGTGTATCTTCCTGGTGAGTCCCTACGCTATTTAGCTTTTATTGTGGGTGGATCGCTGTGTGCCATAGGTATATCATGGATTTTTGTGCAATTCTGTTTCAAACGACTGCCATTTGCATCTTTGTTCCTAGGCAGTGTTCCTTCCTCTTTGCGAAAGAAGAAAAGTCCGGCGGGAACAGACTCCAATCAGAAGCAATCGATTCCTTCTAATATGTAAAGTTGTAACTTCCGGCTTGGATATCAAGCCGGTTTTTTTGTGATTTCGGTAAATAAAGATGACCTCATGACATGTACAGATTTTACCACTATACTAATAGTACGAGCCTAGCTTATTCCATTTTGGACCGCAAATTGTTAGTAAAGAGACAAGGTTAAGCGCGTTGACGGTTGATGAAAAAGTATGATAAGATATCCCATATTCTTTAATTTGGTAGTATGGTAGCACTTTAATTTACTAAAGTAAATGTTGAGAGGTGAAGGTCTTGTCGAAACCTAAAGGATTTGAAAAACCGTCCGGCGTACGCGACTATCTTCCTTATGCGGTGGAGAAACTCCGGGCGATCGAACGTAGTGTTCTGGATTGTATGGCTGGCTGGGGTTACTGCCAAATTATGACACCAACGATGGAATATTACGAGACGGTAGGGGTAGCTAGCTCCACGTCTGATCATAAGCTGTTCAAGTTACTCAATAACCGGGGAACCTCGATGGTTCTGCGTTCGGATATGACGGCTCCGATTGCGCGAGTCGTATCATCTCTACTCAGGGAGGAGCCATTGCCACTTCGACTGTCTTACCATGCGAATGTGTTTCGCGCGATCGAAGAAGAAGCGGGTCGGGAAGCTGAATTTTTCCAAACGGGTGTAGAGCTTGTTGGAGACGACTCGCCCGAAGCGGATGCTGAGGTAGTTGCACTTGCTGTAGCTTCGCTGCAAGCCGCCGGTGTCACATCGTTCAAAATCGCGCTGGGACATGTGGGATTTCTGAATGGGTTACTGGAGGATGCGGTTCCCGGGAGAGAAGATATTCGGGAAGCCCTTAAGGATGGATTATTGCATCGCGACTATGTTGGATATCGTGAGACGTTGACACAGCTTTCCCTGTCGACGGAACAACGGGAAGAGTTAGAGGGAATTCTTCGGCTTCGCGGGGGCAAAGAGATCTGTTCTCAAGCGCTTTCGCTTAGTCAGAACACACTAGCTAAGGCTTCAGTGGAGCATCTCAGTCAAGTGTGGGACGCTTTGGAGGATTACGGCGTTGCTGAGCATGTGATGATCGATCTAACGATGATTGGAGATTTCTCTTACTATACAGGAATGACATTTGAAGGTTATGCAGCTGAACTAGGATTCCCCGTTTGCAGTGGGGGGCGTTATGATAATTTACTTCAGCAATTTGGTCGTCCAGCTCCGGCAACGGGGTTCTCCTTGAAGACGAACCGGATCTTAGACGGCGTTAATGGGATTCAAGTTAATTCTGCGCTCCCAATTCTTGTACAGTATGATGTGGCTCATCGAAAAATAGCGTTTGCTGAGGCTAAGAGACTGCGTGGCGAAGGGCGAAGTGTAGTAATGAAGCATTGTGATGGACCTTTCGATTTGGTCAGTGATGCGGTAGGTCAAGAATCCCGTAAGGGGCCACTCGGGCCAGCCTATGGTGAGATCATCAGCTTTGTAGGGGGGGACTGAACCGTGGGGGAAATTATTAAAGTTGCCATGCCTAAAGGGCGTATTTATAAAAAGGCTTCGGAGTTATTCCGCGCTGCCGGACTACAAATTCCGGTCGATGTGGATGAATCACGAAAACTAGTCATTCCACTTCCGGAGATCGGCATGGAATTTATTATGGCTAAGCCAGTAGACGTTCCTACCTATGTGGAATATGGGGTAGCTGATATCGGTGTTGTTGGAAAAGACGTGCTATTGGAAGAGAACCGAGATGTATATGAATTGCTTGATTTGGGCATCGCTCGCTGTCGTATGTCAGTGATTGGGTTGCCAGATTGGAAGCCAGGCATTCATCAACGTGTGGCGACAAAGTATCCCAATGTGGCTTCGCAATATTTCCGTGAACAAGGACAACAAGTTGAGGTAATCAAGCTAAATGGATCAATCGAATTGGCACCTCTTATTGGGTTGGCTGATCGGATTGTTGATATGGTAGAGACGGGCCAGACATTGCGTGAGAACGGTCTGGTCGAGATGGAAAGTATCTTTGAAATCACAAGTCGCTTGGTCGCCAACCGTGTCAGCTATCGCATGAAGAATGGAGAAATCCAAGCGGTATGTGATGCCTTAAGCCGGGTGATACAAGGAGGCATGCAATTATGAGAATCGTTGCGGCAGAGGATTATGATCTACGCCGAGAAGTAGAATATGGATCTCCTGAACAGAACGAAGCGGTTAAGCAAATCGTGGCGGCTGTGAAGCAGGAAGGTGATGTAGGGCTCCTTCGTTATACAGAAGAGTTTGATAGAACAAAGCTGGAAGCGGGTGCCCTTCGGGTTACGCAAGAGGAACTGCAAGCGGCTTACGAACGTGTGGAACCGTCATTCGTGAGCGCTATTTCAGCAGCGGCTACTAATATTCGCGCTTTTCACGCGAGACAGAAACGAAATTCATGGATGGATGTACAGCCTGACGGCAGTCTATTAGGGCAAATTATTCGTCCTCTTAATCGGG
This portion of the Paenibacillus segetis genome encodes:
- a CDS encoding acyltransferase, with product MRKVQRYPVEGPNALWQLYRTVSPWKGVKNFIFIQIARYCPVLSIKNWIYRHILGMRVGEHTAFGLMVMVDVFFPELITVGRNSVIGYNTTILAHEYLIKEYRLGEVNIGSEVMIGANSTILPGITIGDGAVVAAGSVVHRDVAPGTFVGGNPLRVLERNTPEGNRPIDSEN
- the hisG gene encoding ATP phosphoribosyltransferase → MGEIIKVAMPKGRIYKKASELFRAAGLQIPVDVDESRKLVIPLPEIGMEFIMAKPVDVPTYVEYGVADIGVVGKDVLLEENRDVYELLDLGIARCRMSVIGLPDWKPGIHQRVATKYPNVASQYFREQGQQVEVIKLNGSIELAPLIGLADRIVDMVETGQTLRENGLVEMESIFEITSRLVANRVSYRMKNGEIQAVCDALSRVIQGGMQL
- a CDS encoding carboxymuconolactone decarboxylase family protein produces the protein MSDMSTVSNAFHTFIKEAPEQQQIWMETVQKLGAASKLDPKTEELAYIAVLAATRMESGLPFHVKHAKSLGATREEVISAILVGLPAVGNAVIQGLPVAIKAYDEL
- a CDS encoding acyltransferase encodes the protein MNRIMKERLPQLDLFRAFAIFCVIQVHSSSFAAAEQALNSPYFYFYNWMNIFFKVGTPSFIFLSSFVLFYNYFDQPVNGALVRKFYKKRLTYIILPYILVSCCYYAVVAYERGILRSTPILDHLQTLGFKLLTGTAYTHLYFVFISIQFYILFPLLLWLFQSFRKHKVLLALILPLGLALQWGFVFLNKYQLQLPNKGSYALSYMAYYMMGAAFAIYFEQIKGWLKTDWKKMSKRYKLYTVALWSCWLIIAFVHVQLWYSYRLGLSKPNTFWFELLWNVHTLFSAIVLMKAAFIIHRKASTFWVKFFTRMGEVSFAMYLFHPIVLLYYRKIRNYVYLPGESLRYLAFIVGGSLCAIGISWIFVQFCFKRLPFASLFLGSVPSSLRKKKSPAGTDSNQKQSIPSNM
- a CDS encoding ATP phosphoribosyltransferase regulatory subunit codes for the protein MSKPKGFEKPSGVRDYLPYAVEKLRAIERSVLDCMAGWGYCQIMTPTMEYYETVGVASSTSDHKLFKLLNNRGTSMVLRSDMTAPIARVVSSLLREEPLPLRLSYHANVFRAIEEEAGREAEFFQTGVELVGDDSPEADAEVVALAVASLQAAGVTSFKIALGHVGFLNGLLEDAVPGREDIREALKDGLLHRDYVGYRETLTQLSLSTEQREELEGILRLRGGKEICSQALSLSQNTLAKASVEHLSQVWDALEDYGVAEHVMIDLTMIGDFSYYTGMTFEGYAAELGFPVCSGGRYDNLLQQFGRPAPATGFSLKTNRILDGVNGIQVNSALPILVQYDVAHRKIAFAEAKRLRGEGRSVVMKHCDGPFDLVSDAVGQESRKGPLGPAYGEIISFVGGD
- a CDS encoding sigma-70 family RNA polymerase sigma factor translates to MIERDWADAACKGDEDAFYHLITTHKRKLYGIAFSYLKNEADALEVVQETICRAWSKCHQLKDPESFIPWLIRILINCSIDEQKRRKRVAPQTVETSTGTAEMVSVQRLDLEIALERLKPKYRHVLTLKYYQDMTLTDIAKVLDCPEGTVKTWLHQGLKQIRGQMDYGGERYYG
- a CDS encoding DUF4179 domain-containing protein; this encodes MAEREELDLVQLFEHSRIAEQQVDEHKLDLALQKGMERGRMKRKSTLLKRRWGIPAGVLAYCLLLIAVWQFWSPITHKDTVLGSQIDIPDYVADMLTLEMKEAVKHGLYQPMNQMVTHGGYKVTIDGVLADNNTMVVFYTSEYLPGNVPIRTKNPNFVDKEGKSLEAGIYLYDPQENPPGSPTNTEHGHYVLEFYDGHTPEQFTFSGKWGIGEQSDDKRVQFDIPVKLDPNIYTSLEKNFEVNQKASISGHEITITEATIRPLSTTIRIQYNHLSNKKIQSYLTPQLYIRGQSGNQTLDSKGASFSTINGEDLITSMYFPSLYYTKWDDLSFLVSGIEESIGKDLKLVIDTETKKLISAPDAMVELLNVIPGKDSTDLQLKVYREEPNEHTTLNLNYEFTDADGTTHSFKGGRSSTFSSNDNFEKATYQLEPGSYPQPLTFDISTYPGKIIKENVRVKLK